The Sebastes fasciatus isolate fSebFas1 chromosome 13, fSebFas1.pri, whole genome shotgun sequence genome includes a region encoding these proteins:
- the eif3g gene encoding eukaryotic translation initiation factor 3 subunit G, giving the protein MPSIEYDDSKPSWADQVEEEVDEGTLPPPKETIKGNIKTITEYKIDEDGKKFKIVRTFKIETRKASKAVARRKNWKKFGNSEFDALGPNVATTTVSDDVFMTFISSKEDLNATDQDEDPMNKLKGQKIVSCRICKGDHWTTRCPYKDTLGPMQKELAEQLGLSTGDTSKPAGSAEPEPAQPAASKTGKYVPPSLRDGGTRRGESMQPNRRGGSDDNATIRVTNLSEDTRETDLQELFRPFGSISRIYLAKDKNTGQSKGFAFISFHRREDAARAIAGVSGFGYDHLILNVEWAKPSNN; this is encoded by the exons GCACACTACCACCCCCCAAGGAAACCAtcaaaggaaatataaaaactatcaCGGAATATAAAATAGATGAAGATGGAAAGAAGTTCAAG ATTGTGCGGACCTTCAAGATCGAGACAAGAAAAGCCTCCAAAGCTGTTGCCAGGCGAAAG AACTGGAAGAAATTTGGCAACTCTGAGTTTGATGCACTGGGTCCTAACGTTGCCACCACCACAGTCAGTGACGACGTCTTCATGACTTTCATCTCCAGCAAAGAG GACTTGAACGCCACAGACCAGGATGAAGATCCCATGAACAAGCTGAAAGGACAGAAGATTGTGTCTTGCCGTATTTGCAAAGGCGACCATTGGACCACCCGCTGTCCGTACAAGGACACGCTGGGCCCCATGCAGAAGGAGCTGGCTGAACAGCTTGGGCTGTCCACCGGAGACACGAGCAAGCCTGCTGGCTCTG CAGAGCCGGAGCCTGCACAGCCTGCGGCGAGCAAGACTGGGAAGTATGTGCCCCCAAGCCTGAGGGACGGAGGCACGCGGCGAGGGGAGTCCATGCAGCCCAACCGGAGAGGTGGAT CTGATGACAATGCCACTATTCGTGTGACCAATCTGTCTGAGGACACCCGCGAGACAGACCTGCAGGAGCTCTTCAGACCATTTGGCTCCATCTCGAGGATCTATCTGGCCAAGGACAAGAATACTGGACAGTCGAAG GGATTTGCCTTCATCAGTTTCCACCGCCGGGAGGACGCAGCCAGAGCCATCGCAGGAGTGTCAGGATTTGGATACGATCATCTTATTCTCAACGTTGAATGGGCCAA ACCGTCAAACAACTGA
- the dnmt1 gene encoding DNA (cytosine-5)-methyltransferase 1 isoform X2 — protein sequence MPSRTSLSLPEDIRKRLQVLDEDEGSDEDRVKEKLKLVQEFLHVDAQDQLTSFEEKMKTSEISMEVYISKVKALLGKELHLENGSHVDGVEQNGKTNGLTNGSHKEENSENVTMDVQEEEEALKSPTASKGKGGRKSKANSDTKKSPASSRVTRNAGKQPTIMSMFSKVQKRKSEDLNVEATNGENEVKKEKEEDQVEESREEKRFKVESDENAATEKTSEKSETTKPVSTAKTPPPKCTDCRQYLDDSDLKFFQGDPDNALDEPEMLTDERLSLFDSNEDGFESYEDLPQHKITNFSVYDKRGHLCPFDSGLIERNVELYFSCVVKPIYDDNPCLDGGVPAKKLGPINAWWITGFDGGEKALIGFTTAFADYILMHSSEEYGPIFAVMQEKIYMSKIVVEFLQKNPDASYEDLLNKIETTVPPAGLNFNCFTEDTLLRHAQFVVEQVESYDEAGDTDEQPIIVTPCMRDLIKLAGVTLGKRRAARRQAIRHPTKIEKDNKGPTKATTTTLVYQIFDTFFSDQIEQNDKESGGAKRQRCGVCEVCQSPDCGKCPACKDMIKFGGDGKSKQACKQRRCPNLAVKEAEDDENIEEEDVPVEKPKKVSQAKRKKQTQCKLTWIGESVLSEGKKRYYSKVCVNDEELELGDCVSVSSEDPSMPLYLARIASLWEDNSGKMFHAHWFLRGTQTVLGESSDPLELVLVDECEDMQLNYVQGKVNVMYKAPSNNWSMEGGMDSEIKVIDDDGKSFFYQFWYDTDYARFESPPKTTPSEDCKFTFCCSCARTKASKEQETPRAFEPLLDQNHDSKAMYALACFQGEQFKVGDGVYLHPDCFNFSVKPASPVKRSHRKEDVDEDLYPEYYRKSSDYIKGSNQDAPEPFRIGRIKEIFCHRRSNGKSDTAEVKLRLYKFYRPENTHKGVKASYHTDINQLYWSDEEVTLGMTEVLGRCQVEYAEDLNESVQDYSSGGPDRFYFLEAYNAKSKSFEDPPNHARSAVHKGKGKGKGKGKGKGKAAAAQDTQDSQNEAQTLKVPKYRTLDVFSGCGGLSEGFHQAGMTETLWAIEMWEPAAQAFRLNNPGTTVFTEDCNVLLKLVMSGEKMNSLGQKLPQKGDVEMLCGGPPCQGFSGMNRFNSRTYSKFKNSLVVSYLSYCDYYRPKFFLLENVRNFVSFKSSMVLKLTLRCLVRMGYQCTFGVLQAGQYGVAQTRRRAIILAAAPGEKLPRYPEPLHVFAPRACSLNVAVDEKKYVSNVTRGNGGIYRTITVRDTMSDLPEIRNGAAGLEISYNGEPQSWFQRQIRGTQYQPILRDHICKDMSALVEGRMRHIPLAPGSDWRDLPNLEVRVKDGTMTKKLRYSHPDKKNGRSSTGALRGVCYCSGGNACDPADRQFNTLIPWCLPHTGNRHNHWAGLYGRLEWDGFFSTTVTNPEPMGKQGRVLHPEQHRVVSVRECARSQGFPDTYRFFGNILDKHRQVGNAVPPPLSRAIGLELKKCVMERLKEEQASEPVKQEKMEVSD from the exons GATCGTGTGAAGGAGAAGCTGAAGTTGGTGCAGGAATTCCTGCATGTTGATGCTCAGGACCAGCTGACAAGCTTTGAAGAAAAGATGAAAACTTCAGAGATCTCAATG GAGGTCTACATCTCTAAAGTAAAAGCCTTGCTGGGAAAAGAGCTTCATCTTGAAAATGGCTCCCATGTTGACGGAGTGGAGCAAAATGGAAAGACGAACGGCCTCACAAATGGCTCCCACAAAGAAGAGAACAGCGAAAATGTAACCATGGACgtacaggaggaagaggaggctctCAAGTCACCAACTGCCTCCAAAGGGAAAGGTGGACGCAAGAGCAAAGCAAACTCTGACACTAAAA AGTCTCCAGCCAGTTCCAGGGTTACAAGAAATGCTGGAAAACAGCCAACCATCATGTCAATGTTCTCTAAAGT TCAAAAGCGCAAGTCTGAAGACTTGAATGTAGAAGCTACTAATGGAGAAAATGAagtgaagaaagagaaagaggaagatcAAGTCGAGGAG TCTCGGGAGGAGAAGCGTTTTAAAGTGGAATCTGATGAAAA TGCTGCAACAGAAAAAACGAGTGAGAAGAGTGAAACTACGAAGCCAGTTTCTACAGCAAAG acgcCACCTCCCAAATGTACAGACTGCAGACAATACTTGGATGACTCTGATCTCAAGTTCTTTCAAGGGGATCCTGATAATGCG CTTGATGAACCAGAAATGTTGACAGATGAGCGTCTCTCCCTGTTTGACTCCAATGAGGATGGATTTGAGAGCTACGAGGATCTGCCACAGCACAAGATTACTAACTTCAG CGTGTATGACAAGCGTGGCCACCTTTGTCCATTTGACTCTGGACTGATTGAGAGGAATGTGGAGCTCTACTTCAGCTGTGTTGTCAAACCCATCTATGATGACAACCCCTGCTTGGATG gtggTGTTCCTGCCAAGAAACTCGGACCCATCAATGCCTGGTGGATCACTGGGTTTGATGGTGGAGAAAAAGCTTTAATTGGTTTCACTACAG CTTTTGCTGATTACATCCTGATGCACTCCAGTGAAGAGTACGGACCCATTTTTGCGGTGATGCAGGAAAAGATCTATATGAGCAAGATCGTGGTGGAGTTCCTCCAGAAGAATCCTGATGCTTCTTATGAGGACCTTCTCAACAAGATCGAG ACAACCGTGCCTCCAGCAGGGCTAAACTTCAACTGCTTCACGGAGGACACGCTGCTGCGCCACGCCCAGTTTGTGGTGGAGCAGGTGGAAAGCTATGACGAGGCCGGCGACACGGATGAGCAGCCCATCATCGTCACTCCCTGCATGAGAGACCTGATCAAGTTGGCAGGAGTCACTCTGGGGAAGAG GAGAGCCGCCAGAAGACAGGCCATTCGTCACCCAACAAAGATAGAGAAGGACAACAAGGGGCCGACTAAAGCGACCACGACAACGCTGGTGTACCAGATCTTTGATACCTTCTTCTCTGATCAGATAGAGCAGAACGATAAAGAGAGTGGTGGGGCCAAAAGACAGCGCTGTGGTGTCTGTGAG GTTTGCCAATCTCCTGATTGTGGCAAGTGTCCAGCTTGCAAGGACATGATCAAATTTGGGGGAGATGGCAAAAGCAAGCAGGCTTGTAAGCAGAGAAG ATGCCCAAACCTTGCAGTAAAGGAGGCTGAAGATGATGAGAACATTGAAGAGGAAGATGTTCCAGTGGAGAAGCCCAAGAAGGTTTCTCAAGctaagaggaagaagcagaccCAGTGCAAACTGACATGGATCGGAGAGTCtgttctg TCTGAGGGGAAGAAGCGCTACTATAGCAAGGTCTGTGTAAATGATGAAGAGCTGGAGTTGGGCGACTGTGTCTCCGTTTCATCAGAGGATCCGTCCATGCCTCTCTATCTGGCCAG GATCGCATCGCTGTGGGAGGACAACAGTGGGAAGATGTTTCATGCCCACTGGTTCCTGCGTGGGACTCAAACGGTGCTGGGAGAGTCTTCTGATCCACTGGAGCTCGTCCTCGTGGATGAGTGTGAAGACATGCAGCTCAATTATGTGCAGGGCAAAGTTAACGTCATGTATAAGGCCCCATCTAACAACTGGTCTATGGAG GGTGGCATGGATTCGGAAATCAAGGTGATTGACGATGACGGGAAGAGTTTCTTCTATCAGTTCTGGTACGACACAGACTATGCTCGCTTTGAGTCGCCTCCCAAGACCACTCCATCAGAGGACTGCAAGTTCAC GTTCTGTTGCAGCTGTGCGAGGACTAAAGCGAGTAAGGAACAGGAAACGCCTCGTGCATTTGAACCTCTGCTGGACCAAAACCACGACTCCAAGGCTATGTATGCTCTGGCCTGCTTCCAGGGGGAGCAGTTCAAGGTGGGAGACGGTGTCTACCTGCATCCTGACTGTTTTAACTTCAG CGTGAAGCCAGCTAGTCCAGTGAAGCGCTCCCACAGGAAAGAGGATGTGGATGAGGACTTGTATCCAGAATACTACAGGAAGTCCTCAGATTATATCAAGGGGTCAAACCAGGACGCTCCAGAACCGTTCCGCATCGGGCGCATCAAGGAGATCTTCTGTCACAGACGTAGCAACGGGAAATCAGACACCGCGGAGGTCAAACTGCGACTCTACAAGTTCTACAG GCCTGAGAACACTCACAAAGGTGTCAAAGCCAGTTACCACACAGACATCAACCAGCTGTACTGGAGTGATGAAGAAGTGACTCTCGGCATGACCGAGGTGCTCGGCCGCTGTCAGGTAGAATACGCAGAAGACCTGAACGAATCAGTCCAGGACTATTCCAGTGGTGGACCTGACCGCTTCTATTTCTTGGAG GCTTATAACGCAAAATCCAAAAGCTTTGAAGACCCTCCAAATCATGCCCGCTCTGCTGTTCATAAAGGCAAAGGAAAAGGCAAAGGGAAAG GTAAAGGCAAAGGAAAGGCTGCAGCTGCACAGGATACGCAGGACTCTCAGAATGAAGCGCAGACGCTTAAAGTGCCCAAATATCGCACACTGGATGTGTTCTCTGGCTGCGGAGGACTTTCTGAAGGCTTCCACCAGGCTG GTATGACAGAGACTCTGTGGGCCATAGAGATGTGGGAGCCTGCAGCCCAGGCCTTCAGGCTCAACAACCCAGGCACCACAGTGTTCACGGAGGACTGCAACGTCCTGCTGAAGTTGGTCATGTCTGGAGAGAAGATGAACTCTCTTGGTCAGAAGCTGCCTCAGAAGGGAGACGTGGAGATGCTGTGTGGAGGACCTCCTTGCCAAGGCTTCAGTGGGATGAACCGCTTCAACTCTCGTACTTATTCCAAATTCAAGAACTCACTCGTGGTCTCCTATCTCAG TTACTGTGACTACTACAGACCCAAGTTCTTCCTGCTGGAGAATGTGAGGAACTTCGTCTCATTCAAAAGCTCCATGGTCCTGAAGCTGACTCTGCGCTGTCTTGTGCGCATGGGCTACCAGTGTACTTTTGGTGTCCTTCAG GCTGGTCAGTACGGCGTTGCCCAGACCCGCCGCAGGGCGATCATCCTGGCTGCTGCTCCTGGAGAGAAGCTGCCTCGTTATCCGGAGCCTCTGCATGTGTTTGCTCCCAGAGCTTGCTCTCTGAACGTGGCGGTGGACGAAAAGAAATACGTCAGCAATGTCACACG AGGTAATGGAGGAATCTACAGAACCATCACAGTCAGAGACACCATGTCTGACCTGCCAGAGATTCGTAATGGTGCAGCTGGATTGGAGATTTCCTACAACGGGGAGCCTCAGTCCTGGTTCCAGAGGCAGATCAGAGGAACACAGTATCAACCAATCCTGAGAGATCACATCTGCAAG GACATGAGTGCTCTGGTTGAAGGTCGGATGCGTCACATCCCGTTGGCTCCAGGCTCCGACTGGAGGGATCTTCCCAACCTCGAGGTCCGGGTGAAAGACGGCACCATGACCAAGAAACTGCGTTACTCACACCCAGATAAAAAGAACGGACGCAGCAGCACCGGTGCACTCAGAGGTGTCTGCTATTGTTCAGGAG GGAATGCATGCGACCCTGCAGACCGGCAGTTCAACACCCTGATCCCCTGGTGTCTGCCCCACACCGGAAACCGCCACAATCACTGGGCCGGACTCTACGGCAGACTGGAGTGGGACGGCTTCTTCAGCACAACCGTCACCAACCCTGAACCCATGGGCAAGCAG GGCCGCGTTCTGCATCCTGAGCAGCACCGAGTGGTCAGTGTGAGGGAATGTGCTCGCTCTCAGGGCTTCCCCGACACCTACCGCTTCTTTGGAAACATCCtggacaaacacagacag GTCGGAAATGCAGTTCCCCCTCCGCTCTCCAGGGCCATCGGCCTGGAGCTGAAGAAGTGTGTCATGGAGAGGCTGAAGGAAGAACAAGCATCAG AGCCGGTCAAACAAGAGAAGATGGAGGTCTCTGATTAG
- the dnmt1 gene encoding DNA (cytosine-5)-methyltransferase 1 isoform X1, which translates to MPSRTSLSLPEDIRKRLQVLDEDEGSDEDRVKEKLKLVQEFLHVDAQDQLTSFEEKMKTSEISMEVYISKVKALLGKELHLENGSHVDGVEQNGKTNGLTNGSHKEENSENVTMDVQEEEEALKSPTASKGKGGRKSKANSDTKKSPASSRVTRNAGKQPTIMSMFSKVQKRKSEDLNVEATNGENEVKKEKEEDQVEESREEKRFKVESDENAATEKTSEKSETTKPVSTAKTPPPKCTDCRQYLDDSDLKFFQGDPDNALDEPEMLTDERLSLFDSNEDGFESYEDLPQHKITNFSVYDKRGHLCPFDSGLIERNVELYFSCVVKPIYDDNPCLDGGVPAKKLGPINAWWITGFDGGEKALIGFTTAFADYILMHSSEEYGPIFAVMQEKIYMSKIVVEFLQKNPDASYEDLLNKIETTVPPAGLNFNCFTEDTLLRHAQFVVEQVESYDEAGDTDEQPIIVTPCMRDLIKLAGVTLGKSMLLYWRAARRQAIRHPTKIEKDNKGPTKATTTTLVYQIFDTFFSDQIEQNDKESGGAKRQRCGVCEVCQSPDCGKCPACKDMIKFGGDGKSKQACKQRRCPNLAVKEAEDDENIEEEDVPVEKPKKVSQAKRKKQTQCKLTWIGESVLSEGKKRYYSKVCVNDEELELGDCVSVSSEDPSMPLYLARIASLWEDNSGKMFHAHWFLRGTQTVLGESSDPLELVLVDECEDMQLNYVQGKVNVMYKAPSNNWSMEGGMDSEIKVIDDDGKSFFYQFWYDTDYARFESPPKTTPSEDCKFTFCCSCARTKASKEQETPRAFEPLLDQNHDSKAMYALACFQGEQFKVGDGVYLHPDCFNFSVKPASPVKRSHRKEDVDEDLYPEYYRKSSDYIKGSNQDAPEPFRIGRIKEIFCHRRSNGKSDTAEVKLRLYKFYRPENTHKGVKASYHTDINQLYWSDEEVTLGMTEVLGRCQVEYAEDLNESVQDYSSGGPDRFYFLEAYNAKSKSFEDPPNHARSAVHKGKGKGKGKGKGKGKAAAAQDTQDSQNEAQTLKVPKYRTLDVFSGCGGLSEGFHQAGMTETLWAIEMWEPAAQAFRLNNPGTTVFTEDCNVLLKLVMSGEKMNSLGQKLPQKGDVEMLCGGPPCQGFSGMNRFNSRTYSKFKNSLVVSYLSYCDYYRPKFFLLENVRNFVSFKSSMVLKLTLRCLVRMGYQCTFGVLQAGQYGVAQTRRRAIILAAAPGEKLPRYPEPLHVFAPRACSLNVAVDEKKYVSNVTRGNGGIYRTITVRDTMSDLPEIRNGAAGLEISYNGEPQSWFQRQIRGTQYQPILRDHICKDMSALVEGRMRHIPLAPGSDWRDLPNLEVRVKDGTMTKKLRYSHPDKKNGRSSTGALRGVCYCSGGNACDPADRQFNTLIPWCLPHTGNRHNHWAGLYGRLEWDGFFSTTVTNPEPMGKQGRVLHPEQHRVVSVRECARSQGFPDTYRFFGNILDKHRQVGNAVPPPLSRAIGLELKKCVMERLKEEQASEPVKQEKMEVSD; encoded by the exons GATCGTGTGAAGGAGAAGCTGAAGTTGGTGCAGGAATTCCTGCATGTTGATGCTCAGGACCAGCTGACAAGCTTTGAAGAAAAGATGAAAACTTCAGAGATCTCAATG GAGGTCTACATCTCTAAAGTAAAAGCCTTGCTGGGAAAAGAGCTTCATCTTGAAAATGGCTCCCATGTTGACGGAGTGGAGCAAAATGGAAAGACGAACGGCCTCACAAATGGCTCCCACAAAGAAGAGAACAGCGAAAATGTAACCATGGACgtacaggaggaagaggaggctctCAAGTCACCAACTGCCTCCAAAGGGAAAGGTGGACGCAAGAGCAAAGCAAACTCTGACACTAAAA AGTCTCCAGCCAGTTCCAGGGTTACAAGAAATGCTGGAAAACAGCCAACCATCATGTCAATGTTCTCTAAAGT TCAAAAGCGCAAGTCTGAAGACTTGAATGTAGAAGCTACTAATGGAGAAAATGAagtgaagaaagagaaagaggaagatcAAGTCGAGGAG TCTCGGGAGGAGAAGCGTTTTAAAGTGGAATCTGATGAAAA TGCTGCAACAGAAAAAACGAGTGAGAAGAGTGAAACTACGAAGCCAGTTTCTACAGCAAAG acgcCACCTCCCAAATGTACAGACTGCAGACAATACTTGGATGACTCTGATCTCAAGTTCTTTCAAGGGGATCCTGATAATGCG CTTGATGAACCAGAAATGTTGACAGATGAGCGTCTCTCCCTGTTTGACTCCAATGAGGATGGATTTGAGAGCTACGAGGATCTGCCACAGCACAAGATTACTAACTTCAG CGTGTATGACAAGCGTGGCCACCTTTGTCCATTTGACTCTGGACTGATTGAGAGGAATGTGGAGCTCTACTTCAGCTGTGTTGTCAAACCCATCTATGATGACAACCCCTGCTTGGATG gtggTGTTCCTGCCAAGAAACTCGGACCCATCAATGCCTGGTGGATCACTGGGTTTGATGGTGGAGAAAAAGCTTTAATTGGTTTCACTACAG CTTTTGCTGATTACATCCTGATGCACTCCAGTGAAGAGTACGGACCCATTTTTGCGGTGATGCAGGAAAAGATCTATATGAGCAAGATCGTGGTGGAGTTCCTCCAGAAGAATCCTGATGCTTCTTATGAGGACCTTCTCAACAAGATCGAG ACAACCGTGCCTCCAGCAGGGCTAAACTTCAACTGCTTCACGGAGGACACGCTGCTGCGCCACGCCCAGTTTGTGGTGGAGCAGGTGGAAAGCTATGACGAGGCCGGCGACACGGATGAGCAGCCCATCATCGTCACTCCCTGCATGAGAGACCTGATCAAGTTGGCAGGAGTCACTCTGGGGAAGAG CATGCTGCTCTACTG GAGAGCCGCCAGAAGACAGGCCATTCGTCACCCAACAAAGATAGAGAAGGACAACAAGGGGCCGACTAAAGCGACCACGACAACGCTGGTGTACCAGATCTTTGATACCTTCTTCTCTGATCAGATAGAGCAGAACGATAAAGAGAGTGGTGGGGCCAAAAGACAGCGCTGTGGTGTCTGTGAG GTTTGCCAATCTCCTGATTGTGGCAAGTGTCCAGCTTGCAAGGACATGATCAAATTTGGGGGAGATGGCAAAAGCAAGCAGGCTTGTAAGCAGAGAAG ATGCCCAAACCTTGCAGTAAAGGAGGCTGAAGATGATGAGAACATTGAAGAGGAAGATGTTCCAGTGGAGAAGCCCAAGAAGGTTTCTCAAGctaagaggaagaagcagaccCAGTGCAAACTGACATGGATCGGAGAGTCtgttctg TCTGAGGGGAAGAAGCGCTACTATAGCAAGGTCTGTGTAAATGATGAAGAGCTGGAGTTGGGCGACTGTGTCTCCGTTTCATCAGAGGATCCGTCCATGCCTCTCTATCTGGCCAG GATCGCATCGCTGTGGGAGGACAACAGTGGGAAGATGTTTCATGCCCACTGGTTCCTGCGTGGGACTCAAACGGTGCTGGGAGAGTCTTCTGATCCACTGGAGCTCGTCCTCGTGGATGAGTGTGAAGACATGCAGCTCAATTATGTGCAGGGCAAAGTTAACGTCATGTATAAGGCCCCATCTAACAACTGGTCTATGGAG GGTGGCATGGATTCGGAAATCAAGGTGATTGACGATGACGGGAAGAGTTTCTTCTATCAGTTCTGGTACGACACAGACTATGCTCGCTTTGAGTCGCCTCCCAAGACCACTCCATCAGAGGACTGCAAGTTCAC GTTCTGTTGCAGCTGTGCGAGGACTAAAGCGAGTAAGGAACAGGAAACGCCTCGTGCATTTGAACCTCTGCTGGACCAAAACCACGACTCCAAGGCTATGTATGCTCTGGCCTGCTTCCAGGGGGAGCAGTTCAAGGTGGGAGACGGTGTCTACCTGCATCCTGACTGTTTTAACTTCAG CGTGAAGCCAGCTAGTCCAGTGAAGCGCTCCCACAGGAAAGAGGATGTGGATGAGGACTTGTATCCAGAATACTACAGGAAGTCCTCAGATTATATCAAGGGGTCAAACCAGGACGCTCCAGAACCGTTCCGCATCGGGCGCATCAAGGAGATCTTCTGTCACAGACGTAGCAACGGGAAATCAGACACCGCGGAGGTCAAACTGCGACTCTACAAGTTCTACAG GCCTGAGAACACTCACAAAGGTGTCAAAGCCAGTTACCACACAGACATCAACCAGCTGTACTGGAGTGATGAAGAAGTGACTCTCGGCATGACCGAGGTGCTCGGCCGCTGTCAGGTAGAATACGCAGAAGACCTGAACGAATCAGTCCAGGACTATTCCAGTGGTGGACCTGACCGCTTCTATTTCTTGGAG GCTTATAACGCAAAATCCAAAAGCTTTGAAGACCCTCCAAATCATGCCCGCTCTGCTGTTCATAAAGGCAAAGGAAAAGGCAAAGGGAAAG GTAAAGGCAAAGGAAAGGCTGCAGCTGCACAGGATACGCAGGACTCTCAGAATGAAGCGCAGACGCTTAAAGTGCCCAAATATCGCACACTGGATGTGTTCTCTGGCTGCGGAGGACTTTCTGAAGGCTTCCACCAGGCTG GTATGACAGAGACTCTGTGGGCCATAGAGATGTGGGAGCCTGCAGCCCAGGCCTTCAGGCTCAACAACCCAGGCACCACAGTGTTCACGGAGGACTGCAACGTCCTGCTGAAGTTGGTCATGTCTGGAGAGAAGATGAACTCTCTTGGTCAGAAGCTGCCTCAGAAGGGAGACGTGGAGATGCTGTGTGGAGGACCTCCTTGCCAAGGCTTCAGTGGGATGAACCGCTTCAACTCTCGTACTTATTCCAAATTCAAGAACTCACTCGTGGTCTCCTATCTCAG TTACTGTGACTACTACAGACCCAAGTTCTTCCTGCTGGAGAATGTGAGGAACTTCGTCTCATTCAAAAGCTCCATGGTCCTGAAGCTGACTCTGCGCTGTCTTGTGCGCATGGGCTACCAGTGTACTTTTGGTGTCCTTCAG GCTGGTCAGTACGGCGTTGCCCAGACCCGCCGCAGGGCGATCATCCTGGCTGCTGCTCCTGGAGAGAAGCTGCCTCGTTATCCGGAGCCTCTGCATGTGTTTGCTCCCAGAGCTTGCTCTCTGAACGTGGCGGTGGACGAAAAGAAATACGTCAGCAATGTCACACG AGGTAATGGAGGAATCTACAGAACCATCACAGTCAGAGACACCATGTCTGACCTGCCAGAGATTCGTAATGGTGCAGCTGGATTGGAGATTTCCTACAACGGGGAGCCTCAGTCCTGGTTCCAGAGGCAGATCAGAGGAACACAGTATCAACCAATCCTGAGAGATCACATCTGCAAG GACATGAGTGCTCTGGTTGAAGGTCGGATGCGTCACATCCCGTTGGCTCCAGGCTCCGACTGGAGGGATCTTCCCAACCTCGAGGTCCGGGTGAAAGACGGCACCATGACCAAGAAACTGCGTTACTCACACCCAGATAAAAAGAACGGACGCAGCAGCACCGGTGCACTCAGAGGTGTCTGCTATTGTTCAGGAG GGAATGCATGCGACCCTGCAGACCGGCAGTTCAACACCCTGATCCCCTGGTGTCTGCCCCACACCGGAAACCGCCACAATCACTGGGCCGGACTCTACGGCAGACTGGAGTGGGACGGCTTCTTCAGCACAACCGTCACCAACCCTGAACCCATGGGCAAGCAG GGCCGCGTTCTGCATCCTGAGCAGCACCGAGTGGTCAGTGTGAGGGAATGTGCTCGCTCTCAGGGCTTCCCCGACACCTACCGCTTCTTTGGAAACATCCtggacaaacacagacag GTCGGAAATGCAGTTCCCCCTCCGCTCTCCAGGGCCATCGGCCTGGAGCTGAAGAAGTGTGTCATGGAGAGGCTGAAGGAAGAACAAGCATCAG AGCCGGTCAAACAAGAGAAGATGGAGGTCTCTGATTAG